In Streptomyces sp. NBC_01426, one genomic interval encodes:
- a CDS encoding cation:proton antiporter: protein MHSAVFLIEFGAIILGLGLLGRVAGRLKFSPIPLYLLAGLAFGNGGLLPLGASEEFVAIGAEIGVILLLLMLGLEYTASDLVSNLKTQYPAGLVDFGLNAVPGAVAALLMGWGPVAAVVLAGVTWISSSGVIAKVMGDLGRLGNRETPVILSILVLEDLAMAVYLPIVTALLAGVSLAAGSLTLAIALGVAGAVLFVAVRYGRVISRFVSSDDPEKLLLVVLGLTLLVAGVAQQLQVSAAVGAFLVGIALSGEVAEGTHTLLSPLRDLFAAVFFVFFGLHTDPASIPPVILPALALALVTACTKVATGYWAARRAGVGVKGRWRAGGTLVARGEFSIVIAGLAVTAGIEPALGPLATAYVLILVIVGPLTARYTEPLAVYLTGRRVRPRPLLAAVPSPAKSPEGVSESLPEQNQDPAGRA from the coding sequence GTGCACTCCGCTGTCTTCCTCATCGAATTCGGCGCGATCATCCTCGGCCTGGGCCTGCTCGGCCGGGTCGCGGGGCGCCTCAAGTTCTCCCCCATCCCCCTGTACCTGCTGGCCGGGCTCGCGTTCGGCAACGGCGGACTGCTGCCGCTCGGCGCGAGCGAGGAGTTCGTGGCGATCGGCGCCGAGATCGGCGTCATCCTGCTCCTGCTGATGCTGGGCCTGGAGTACACCGCCAGCGATCTCGTCTCCAACCTCAAGACCCAGTACCCGGCGGGGCTGGTCGACTTCGGCCTCAACGCGGTGCCCGGCGCGGTCGCGGCGCTGCTGATGGGGTGGGGGCCGGTCGCGGCCGTCGTCCTGGCCGGGGTCACCTGGATCTCCTCGTCCGGGGTCATCGCCAAGGTGATGGGCGACCTCGGGCGCCTCGGCAACCGGGAGACGCCGGTCATCCTCAGCATCCTGGTGCTGGAGGACCTGGCCATGGCCGTGTACCTGCCGATCGTCACGGCGCTGTTGGCCGGGGTGAGCCTCGCGGCGGGCAGTCTGACCCTGGCCATCGCGCTCGGTGTCGCCGGGGCGGTCCTGTTCGTCGCCGTCCGGTACGGGCGGGTGATCTCCCGCTTCGTCTCCAGCGACGACCCGGAGAAGCTGCTCCTGGTGGTCCTCGGCCTGACCCTGCTCGTCGCGGGCGTCGCCCAGCAGCTCCAGGTCTCGGCGGCCGTCGGCGCGTTCCTCGTCGGCATCGCGCTGTCCGGGGAGGTCGCCGAGGGCACGCACACGCTGCTGAGTCCGCTGCGGGACCTGTTCGCCGCGGTGTTCTTCGTCTTCTTCGGCCTGCACACGGATCCGGCGAGCATTCCGCCGGTGATCCTGCCCGCGCTCGCGCTCGCGCTCGTCACCGCCTGCACGAAGGTCGCCACCGGCTACTGGGCCGCGCGGCGGGCCGGGGTCGGCGTCAAGGGGCGTTGGCGGGCGGGCGGCACGCTGGTGGCGCGCGGGGAGTTCTCCATCGTGATCGCCGGGCTGGCGGTCACCGCGGGCATCGAGCCGGCCCTCGGGCCGCTGGCGACCGCGTACGTGCTGATCCTGGTGATCGTCGGACCGCTGACCGCCCGCTACACGGAGCCGTTGGCGGTGTACCTGACCGGGCGGCGGGTCCGGCCGCGACCGCTGTTGGCCGCGGTGCCCTCCCCGGCGAAGTCGCCGGAGGGCGTGTCCGAGAGCCTGCCGGAGCAGAACCAGGATCCGGCCGGGCGCGCCTGA
- a CDS encoding response regulator transcription factor translates to MTAPARILLADDHALVRGGVRLILDAEPDLAVVAEAADGAEAVALARTTEVDLAILDIAMPRQTGLQAARELARLRPGLRILMLTMYDNEQYFFEALRAGAGGYVLKSVADRDLVEACRAVLRDEPFIYPGAETALIRSYLDRARQGDPLPARPITEREEEILKLVAEGHTSKEIGDLLVISAKTVERHRANLLQKLGLRDRLELTRYAIRVGLIEP, encoded by the coding sequence ATGACCGCACCGGCCCGGATCCTGCTCGCCGACGACCACGCCCTCGTGCGGGGCGGCGTACGGCTCATCCTGGACGCCGAACCCGACCTCGCCGTCGTGGCCGAGGCGGCCGACGGGGCCGAGGCCGTCGCCCTGGCCCGCACCACCGAAGTGGACCTGGCCATCCTCGACATCGCCATGCCCCGACAGACGGGACTACAGGCCGCGCGAGAACTCGCCCGCCTCCGGCCGGGGCTGCGGATCCTGATGCTCACCATGTACGACAACGAGCAGTACTTCTTCGAAGCCCTGCGGGCCGGCGCCGGCGGGTACGTCCTGAAGTCCGTGGCCGACCGCGACCTCGTGGAGGCCTGCCGGGCCGTCCTGCGCGACGAACCGTTCATCTACCCCGGCGCCGAGACCGCCCTCATCCGCAGCTACCTCGACCGCGCACGCCAGGGCGACCCCCTCCCGGCCCGACCCATCACCGAACGCGAGGAGGAGATCCTCAAGCTCGTCGCGGAGGGCCACACCTCGAAGGAGATCGGGGACCTGCTCGTCATCAGCGCCAAGACCGTGGAGCGGCACCGGGCCAACCTCCTGCAGAAACTGGGCCTGCGCGACCGCCTCGAACTCACCCGCTACGCCATCCGAGTCGGCCTCATCGAGCCGTGA
- a CDS encoding cation:proton antiporter regulatory subunit, whose translation MSTTPLPGIGVQYDLTTREHRHLSVIAHRDGTRTVNVYRADDPDACAQSLHLTGPETASLIDALMPAHHSPNVLHTTDLGLVAERIELSAHSHWNGRVLGETRMRTETGVSVVAVLRRAEARPSPAPDFRLAGGDTLIVIGTREGVEAAAAILGRE comes from the coding sequence ATGAGTACGACACCGCTGCCCGGCATCGGTGTCCAGTACGACCTCACCACGCGCGAACACCGCCACCTGTCGGTGATCGCTCACCGGGACGGCACCCGCACGGTGAACGTCTACCGGGCCGACGACCCCGACGCCTGCGCCCAGTCGCTGCACCTGACCGGGCCGGAGACGGCGTCGCTGATCGACGCGCTCATGCCGGCCCACCACAGTCCGAACGTCCTGCACACCACCGATCTGGGGCTGGTGGCCGAACGGATCGAACTGTCGGCGCACTCCCACTGGAACGGCCGGGTGCTGGGCGAGACCCGGATGAGGACCGAGACCGGCGTCTCGGTGGTCGCCGTACTGCGCCGCGCCGAGGCCCGCCCCTCCCCCGCGCCGGACTTCCGCCTGGCCGGCGGGGACACGCTCATCGTCATCGGCACCCGCGAGGGCGTCGAGGCGGCCGCCGCGATACTCGGACGGGAGTGA
- a CDS encoding HAMP domain-containing sensor histidine kinase has protein sequence MSLYWRIFLLNAAVLIVAVLLLLGPVTVSTPVLFGEALVLLCGLGAMLVANAVLLRIGLAPLQRLTRAMATADLLRPGRRPRVTGRGEIAELTETFNSMLDRLETERATSSGRVLSALEAERHRIARELHDEVGQTLTAVLLQLKHAADRVPEPVRADLRQAQETTRAGLDEIRRIARRLRPGVLEELGLHSALRSLVAEFTTPRLGVSAHITPGLPALAPATELVLYRVAQEGLTNAARHAGATRVALHLRPRPGGGVVLLVHDDGRGVGSAPEGAGIQGMRERALLIGAELSVAPGAAGGTEVRLTVAAADTGTPTDTGTPTDTHTDSGENAR, from the coding sequence ATGTCGCTGTACTGGCGGATCTTCCTGTTGAACGCCGCCGTGCTGATCGTGGCCGTGCTGCTGCTCCTCGGTCCGGTCACCGTCTCGACCCCGGTCCTCTTCGGGGAAGCACTCGTCCTGCTCTGCGGACTGGGGGCCATGCTCGTCGCCAACGCCGTCCTCCTGCGGATCGGTCTCGCCCCGCTGCAACGCCTCACCCGGGCCATGGCCACGGCGGACCTGCTGCGCCCCGGCCGGCGTCCCCGGGTCACCGGCCGGGGCGAGATCGCCGAGCTGACCGAGACCTTCAACAGCATGCTGGACCGGCTGGAGACCGAACGGGCCACCAGCAGCGGCCGCGTCCTGTCGGCCCTGGAGGCCGAGCGGCACCGCATCGCGCGCGAACTCCACGACGAGGTCGGCCAGACCCTCACCGCCGTGCTCCTCCAGCTCAAGCACGCCGCCGACCGGGTCCCCGAACCCGTGCGCGCCGACCTGCGCCAGGCCCAGGAGACCACCCGCGCCGGCCTCGACGAGATCAGGCGCATCGCCCGACGCCTGCGCCCGGGCGTCCTGGAGGAACTGGGCCTGCACAGCGCGCTCCGATCGCTGGTCGCCGAGTTCACCACCCCGCGCCTCGGCGTGAGCGCGCACATCACCCCGGGACTGCCGGCCCTGGCGCCCGCCACCGAACTCGTCCTGTACCGGGTCGCCCAGGAGGGTCTGACGAACGCCGCCCGGCACGCCGGCGCGACCCGCGTCGCCCTCCACCTGCGCCCGCGACCCGGCGGAGGCGTGGTGTTGCTGGTCCACGACGACGGCCGGGGCGTCGGGTCCGCGCCGGAGGGCGCCGGCATCCAGGGCATGCGCGAACGCGCCCTGCTGATCGGCGCCGAACTGTCCGTCGCCCCCGGGGCCGCCGGCGGCACCGAGGTACGCCTGACGGTCGCCGCCGCCGACACGGGCACCCCCACCGACACGGGCACCCCCACCGACACCCACACCGACTCCGGGGAGAACGCCCGATGA